A portion of the Thunnus albacares chromosome 5, fThuAlb1.1, whole genome shotgun sequence genome contains these proteins:
- the LOC122982491 gene encoding 5-hydroxytryptamine receptor 1-like, with protein MDVRTFWNKTTAHYETHMDTAFLIFNCTVLTLTLVLGLPGNLWVCWVVFRTKSLQTCNNALLVSLAASDLLKCSVDTPLLLFSFLRYGKDSQVSVSVCTLQQFTYALCSCVQLLTLVSISVERFQAIAFPFQTERRRARVRVWILSIWACGLILAVVSLTLSKKALFYMLCRPHIGEHGNEHLRYSDPFGPYVLVPVWGLSLTVIVIHYVRIFKVVRQHRKKVFNRGVQLRPTVTEHVWGWLSVSASAPRTAPPGSGSPLPARRTVLLVAEAGASCAGASAGGVQGRPPEIVGAVCLLTPGARERGKKQMEGKVAQRFGYIIIAFTLFWVPMVVILLMNVISWRDTDRLLMELETSAMVLTCVQAAVDPLIYTLVTRQFRSELSKIFSSIQGCPLKLRA; from the exons ATGGATGTGCGCACTTTCTGGAACAAAACAACCGCGCACTATGAGACCCACATGGATACAGCGTTTCTCATTTTCAACTGTACAGTCTTGACTTTAACATTAGTGTTGGGTTTACCCGGGAACTTGTGGGTCTGTTGGGTTGTTTTCAGAACCAAGAGTCTACAGACTTGTAATAACGCGCTGCTGGTCAGTTTGGCTGCCAGTGACCTCCTGAAGTGTTCCGTGGATACGCCgcttttgcttttctcttttctgcGCTATGGGAAGGACAGCCAggtgtcggtgtctgtgtgcACCCTGCAGCAGTTCACCTATGCCCTGTGCAGCTGCGTCCAGCTGCTCACGCTGGTCAGCATCAGCGTGGAGCGCTTCCAAGCCATAGCCTTCCCTTTCCAAACCGAGAGGAGGAGAGCCAGAGTTCGCGTCTGGATCCTGTCCATCTGGGCATGCGGCCTCATCTTGGCAGTAGTGTCGCTGACTCTCTCCAAAAAAGCTCTTTTTTACATGCTCTGCCGTCCGCACATCGGGGAGCATGGGAATGAGCATCTTCGGTACTCGGATCCGTTTGGACCTTATGTTCTGGTGCCGGTGTGGGGATTATCTCTGACTGTGATCGTTATCCACTACGTGCGAATATTCAAAGTTGTAAGGCAGCACCGAAAGAAAGTGTTCAACCGGGGAGTCCAGCTGAGGCCGACGGTGACGGAGCACGTCTGGGGCTGGCTGAGTGTCTCCgcttcagcaccacggacagctcCGCCGGGCTCCGGTAGCCCGCTGCCTGCACGCCGGACGGTGCTTTTGGTGGCCGAAGCCGGAGCCTCCTGTGCGGGCGCTTCCGCAGGGGGCGTCCAAGGGAGACCTCCGGAGATCGTCGGGGCAGTGTGTCTTCTGACACCTGGGGCCAGGGAGCGGGGGAAGAAACAGATGGAGGGGAAAGTGGCCCAGCGCTTTGGGTACATTATCATTGCCTTCACACTTTTCTGGGTTCCCATGGTGGTTATTTTGCTCATGAACGTCATCTCGTGGCGGGACACAGACAGA TTGCTGATGGAGCTGGAGACATCAGCCATGGTGCTGACCTGTGTGCAGGCTGCAGTGGATCCTCTCATCTACACTTTAGTCACTAGACAGTTTCGCTCTGAACTCAGCAAGATCTTCTCCTCCATCCAAGGGTGTCCACTAAAACTAAGAGCTTGA
- the ddx20 gene encoding probable ATP-dependent RNA helicase DDX20 has product MAASVRKAAHDIETRKRTDDVLLSEGIDFSSLLLSQPVLEGLGRTGFQKPSPIQLKAIPLGRCGLDLIVQAKSGTGKTCVFCTIALDSLVLENAATQVLVLAPTREIAVQIHSVVMAIGCAMEGLECHVFIGGRPVSQDKPHLKKCHIAVGSPGRIKQLIELGMLSTASIRLFVLDEADKLLEEGSFQEQINWIFSSLPVNKQMLALSATYPESLAQHLTRYMREPTFVRLNPRDMGLKGLKQYYKLVQSHSLPHKVFEEKVQHLLELFSKIPFNQALVFSNLHTRAQHLADILSSKGLPAVCISGGLSQDQRLEAMSKLKQYQCRVLISTDLTSRGIDAEKVNLVINLDVPQDWETYMHRIGRAGRFGTQGLAVTYCCHGEEENKMMAIAQKCGLSLSVLPSTIEPGLMDEPCDWDVCTEASTPGPQSQLFPKKEKRRVKAAAPIMDEAVEHSHERKPEKTHPAARLGTHGERNARRASPVKDVLPPPTRKELQDALPKIPPLSSYKTCTSEFTTFEEAEQDFQMFITTGLGRSVEVIREFRGGEDVGDQNVHRVSVMIEDDGTQSVSQSCKLWKSELSPPKSTSGTSSSQSDMEESQQDDERLGQLDTTRGGEYSAVTKTEASHRSTVVKPNVGPTRTEPQTSSEPIIYRQEIGPTSSRALPPRENYEYAPSITSSRRTGPAQTSKNKSRKTKEEIGKRSKKVSEEMKKEQKRERDEREPDDEEEQEEEDEEEEMSAETYWRHCYRAWAHYYASMSPYQEQGYQSYYNVAHNWMAAYRMNAVYMEELLKH; this is encoded by the exons ATGGCTGCCTCCGTGAGGAAAGCAGCGCACGACATAGAGACGCGAAAGCGGACCGATGATGTGCTTCTGTCGGAGGGGATCGACTTCAGCTCCCTGCTGCTGTCTCAGCCCGTGTTGGAAGGACTTGGAAGGACAGGCTTTCAGAAACCCTCCCCGATCCAGCTCAAGGCGATCCCGCTGGGCCGCTGCGGACTTG aTTTGATCGTGCAGGCCAAGTCTGGCACGGGGAAGACATGCGTGTTCTGCACCATCGCTCTGGACTCTCTGGTCCTGGAGAATGCTGCAACTCAG GTTCTTGTGCTGGCTCCGACACGTGAGATAGCGGTGCAGATCCACTCAGTCGTGATGGCAATAGGCTGTGCCATGGAGGGCCTGGAGTGTCATGTCTTCATTGGGGGCAGGCCTGTGAGTCAGGACAAGCCCCATCTGAAGAAGTGCCATATAGCTGTGGGCTCACCTG GTCGTATCAAGCAGCTCATCGAGCTGGGCATGTTGTCCACCGCCAGCATCAGACTGTTTGTTCTGGACGAGGCTGACAAGCTGCTGGAGGAGGGAAGCTTCCAGGAACAGATAAA CTGGatcttctcctctctgcctgTGAACAAACAGATGCTTGCGCTCTCTGCCACCTACCCAGAATCCCTCGCTCAGCACCTGACCCGCTACATGAGAGAGCCCACTTTTGTTAGACTCAATCCCAGGGACATGGGCCTAAAAG GCCTGAAGCAGTATTACAAGCTGGTGCAGTCCCATTCGTTACCTCACAAGGTGTTTGAGGAGAAGGTGCAGCACTTGCTGGAGCTGTTCAGTAAAATACCTTTCAATCAAGCGCTGGTGTTCTCCAACCTGCATACAAG GGCTCAGCACCTGGCAGACATCCTGTCCTCCAAAGGCTTACCTGCTGTTTGCATCTCAG GTGGTCTGAGTCAGGACCAGAGACTGGAGGCCATGTCAAAACTGAAGCAGTATCAATGCAGAGTGCTCATCTCCACTGACCTG ACTTCCAGAGGTATAGATGCAGAGAAAGTAAACCTGGTGATTAACCTGGACGTGCCGCAGGACTGGGAAACCTATATGCACCGAATTGGACGGGCTGGCCGCTTCG GCACTCAGGGGCTGGCTGTGACctactgttgccatggcgaaGAGGAGAACAAGATGATGGCCATCGCTCAAAAGTGTGGCCTGAGTTTGTCTGTGTTGCCAT CCACCATAGAGCCTGGGTTGATGGATGAGCCTTGTGACTGGGATGTCTGCACTGAGGCGTCAACCCCAGGCCCCCAGTCCCAGCTCTTCCccaagaaagagaagagacgTGTCAAGGCTGCTGCCCCCATCATGGATGAAGCTGTAGAGCATAGCCATGAAAGAAAGCCAGAGAAGACCCATCCAGCAGCCAGGCTGGGAACGCACGGTGAAAGGAATGCTAGAAGAGCGTCTCCTGTAAAGGACGTTCTCCCGCCGCCGACTCGAAAAGAGCTGCAAGACGCTCTGCCGAAGATTCCTCCACTCAGCTCGTACAAGACTTGCACGTCAGAGTTTACGACCTTCGAGGAGGCTGAGCAGGACTTCCAGATGTTCATTACGACGGGTTTAGGGAGATCAGTGGAAGTCATCAGGGAGTTCAGAGGTGGAGAGGACGTCGGTGATCAGAACGTTCACAGAGTGTCTGTCATGATTGAGGATGATGGAACTCAGAGTGTCTCACAAAGCTGTAAACTGTGGAAATCTGAGCTTTCACCTCCAAAATCAACATCTGGTACTTCAAGCTCCCAATCTGATATGGAGGAGAGCCAGCAGGATGATGAGAGACTGGGGCAGTTAGATACAACAAGAGGAGGCGAATACAGCGCAGTCACTAAGACTGAAGCAAGTCATAGATCCACTGTTGTCAAACCAAATGTAGGGCCCACTAGAACCGAACCTCAAACATCTTCTGAACCAATAATATATCGCCAGGAAATCGGTCCAACGAGTAGCAGAGCTTTGCCACCGCGTGAAAACTACGAATATGCGCCAAGTATTACATCGAGCAGGCGGACGGGTCCAGCACAAACCAGcaaaaacaaatcaagaaaGACAAAGGAAGAGATTGGGAAACGGAGCAAAAAGGTTtcagaggagatgaagaaggagcaaaagagggaaagagatgaaagagaacctgatgatgaagaggagcaggaggaggaggatgaggaggaggagatgagcgCTGAAACTTACTGGAGACACTGCTACAGAGCCTGGGCTCATTACTACGCCTCCATGTCTCCGTATCAGGAGCAAGGTTACCAAAGCTACTATAATGTAGCTCACAACTGGATGGCAGCTTATCGCATGAATGCTGTTTACATGGAGGAACTCCTGAAACACTGA
- the parapinopsina gene encoding parapinopsin a — protein sequence MEHLALHGNSSSSSQSSVNAELLSRTGYTTLAVIMGVFSVAGIILNVLVIVVTLKHRQLRQPLSYALVNLAICDLGCAVFGGLPTTVTSAMGYFSLGRVGCVLEGFAVAFFGIASLCTIGVISVERYIVVCYPMGAVLFQTRHAVAGVVLSWVWSFVWNTPPLFGWGSYELEGIKTSCAPNWYSRDVGNMSYIIIYFFLCFVVPFSIIMVSYSRLLWTLRQVTKLQVSEAGSTNRVEVQVARMVVVMVLAFLVTWLPYAAMALAVIIDSSLHIDPLIATIPVYFAKSSTVYNPIVYIFMNRQFRDYAIPTVLCGWNPWASDPQISEGETTVASVSKSQKVSPKESLKE from the exons ATGGAGCACCTTGCCCTACATGGAaactcctcctcatcctcccagAGTTCAGTCAACGCAGAGCTCCTGTCTCGGACTGGCTACACAACACTGGCAGTTATCATGGGTGTGTTCTCTGTAGCTGGGATCATCCTCAATGTCCTGGTGATCGTGGtaacactgaaacacagacagCTCAGGCAGCCACTCAGTTACGCTCTGGTTAACCTGGCCATATGTGACCTGGGCTGCGCTGTGTTTGGAGGTCTGCCCACCACAGTGACCAGTGCCATGGGATACTTCAGCCTAGGACGTGTGGGCTGCGTGTTAGAGGGCTTTGCTGTAGCCTTTTTTG GAATAGCAAGTCTGTGTACAATAGGAGTTATTTCTGTTGAACGCTACATAGTGGTGTGTTATCCCATGGGTGCTGTCCTGTTCCAGACCAG GCATGCAGTTGCTGGTGTGGTGCTGTCCTGGGTGTGGTCATTTGTGTGGAACACTCCGCCTCTGTTTGGTTGGGGCAGTTATGAGCTGGAAGGGATCAAGACCTCCTGCGCTCCAAACTGGTACAGCAGGGATGTTGGAAACATGTCCTACATAATCATATACTTTTTCCTTTGCTTTGTCGTGCCCTTTTCCATCATCATGGTGTCCTACTCGCGACTCTTGTGGACCCTCCGTCAG GTGACCAAGCTGCAGGTGTCTGAGGCTGGCAGCACAAACCGTGTGGAGGTGCAGGTTGCACGTATGGTAGTGGTGATGGTGTTGGCCTTCCTGGTCACCTGGCTGCCGTATGCTGCCATGGCTCTTGCTGTCATCATAGACTCTAGTCTACATATTGACCCCCTCATTGCCACCATACCTGTCTACTTTGCTAAAAGCAGCACCGTCTACAACCCCATCGTATATATTTTCATGAACAGACAG TTTCGAGACTACGCTATTCCCACTGTCCTGTGTGGATGGAACCCATGGGCCTCAGACCCTCAAATATCTGAGGGTGAGACCACAGTCGCTTCTGTCAGCAAGAGCCAAAAAGTCTCACCTAAAGAAtctttaaaagaataa